One Thermoplasma volcanium GSS1 genomic window carries:
- a CDS encoding type II/IV secretion system ATPase subunit, translated as MVDSDSHVTVVEPNSDQKLDTAVATVLHEISSFQSFAVERDLEDVIERISKVFRISDIDAFRYYINKSISGLGKIYPLFNLEEVKEIDVNGYDEPVIVKLSDDNYYTTNIKLLANEVDSIAIRLAQLMGKKISTSDPLARGTLNNREVSITFGTEISPKGSSIRIARNDSGYDLKKFVESNGFSLESISYLKIAIENSKSIVIIGPHTELKYSALLFLMDLVDKEKKITYIGEKIPSRSPGNYIFMKTKEKSIFSSQIDRVSLINTAMRQRPDYIVIDTIEVVDLPSVIQAITTGHPTFTSIDIDSVSALVSAFSDSALDLGRDMVSVIDIVIEISESSDRISSIYEFDRFEHNDVLYDLVFSIDKTTEKLRYNGFSPMFRSMSNAMGKDDFHRYLENVRKITSELIENGLS; from the coding sequence ATGGTAGATTCCGATTCCCACGTGACCGTAGTTGAACCTAATTCTGACCAAAAACTAGATACGGCTGTAGCTACTGTACTTCATGAAATATCTAGTTTCCAGAGCTTTGCTGTAGAAAGGGACTTAGAAGATGTTATAGAGAGGATCTCCAAAGTATTTAGAATATCGGATATAGATGCCTTCAGGTATTACATTAATAAATCGATTTCCGGCCTTGGCAAGATATATCCACTCTTTAATTTAGAAGAGGTAAAGGAAATAGATGTTAATGGCTACGACGAACCTGTGATAGTCAAACTTTCCGACGACAATTATTATACAACCAACATAAAGCTTCTCGCAAATGAAGTGGATTCAATAGCAATAAGATTGGCCCAGCTAATGGGAAAAAAGATATCAACAAGCGATCCGCTGGCAAGGGGGACACTTAATAACCGCGAGGTTTCTATAACTTTCGGCACTGAAATATCGCCTAAAGGCTCCTCTATACGAATAGCAAGAAATGATTCCGGCTACGATTTGAAAAAATTCGTAGAATCAAATGGTTTTTCGCTGGAATCTATATCGTACCTAAAAATTGCTATTGAGAATTCAAAATCCATTGTAATAATAGGGCCTCATACAGAGTTAAAATACTCTGCCCTCCTCTTCTTGATGGACTTGGTAGATAAAGAAAAAAAGATTACTTACATAGGAGAGAAAATACCATCCAGATCGCCAGGAAACTACATATTTATGAAGACGAAAGAAAAATCCATATTTAGCAGCCAAATAGATCGAGTATCGCTTATAAATACGGCAATGAGGCAACGACCTGATTATATAGTTATAGATACAATCGAAGTTGTCGATTTGCCATCCGTTATACAGGCCATAACTACAGGACATCCCACATTTACTAGTATTGATATTGATTCGGTCTCTGCACTAGTTTCCGCATTCTCTGATTCAGCTCTAGATCTTGGGAGAGACATGGTATCTGTGATAGATATAGTCATAGAAATATCCGAGTCTTCAGACCGTATCAGCAGCATCTATGAATTCGATAGGTTTGAGCACAATGATGTGCTTTATGACCTCGTGTTCAGCATTGACAAAACTACAGAAAAGCTTCGATACAATGGATTTAGCCCAATGTTCCGGAGCATGTCAAATGCCATGGGCAAAGATGATTTCCATAGATATTTGGAGAACGTCCGCAAAATAACCTCAGAGCTTATAGAAAACGGGCTTTCGTGA
- a CDS encoding type II secretion system F family protein has product MPRKIFLFLQSQVARYVPRKTIDKLQDQLIKSQIELNAVSYLTLSIIVTFIFFILFAATSIFTYYFDRRYFFLVSAVFFLLAALVLYYSSSYPEIRQKWIARQVSLRITDFLAITYSLSLSGIPVDRILRDISNMDSLGEIAKESKRIVVMMDRLGYDFLTALEKAEKITASDDLSRIWAGLRLSILLDTDIVAYFRDRIDYYSRVQENKSKLSLDSLGLASESFVALVIAFPLLIFMTGSIISIKNLSTIFFVISLIIVLGASAVMFYFTSKITGDLS; this is encoded by the coding sequence TTGCCAAGGAAGATATTCTTGTTCCTGCAGAGCCAAGTTGCCAGATACGTTCCAAGGAAGACCATTGATAAGCTGCAGGATCAACTCATAAAATCTCAAATTGAATTAAATGCTGTAAGTTACCTCACGCTCTCGATAATCGTTACCTTTATCTTCTTCATCTTGTTTGCAGCAACATCTATATTTACATACTATTTTGATAGGCGGTACTTTTTCCTAGTGTCTGCAGTGTTTTTCCTGCTTGCAGCCCTAGTCCTGTACTACTCATCCTCTTACCCGGAGATTAGGCAGAAGTGGATCGCTAGGCAGGTCAGCTTGAGAATTACGGATTTTCTTGCGATAACCTACTCCCTTTCGCTTTCAGGAATACCAGTAGATAGAATACTCAGGGATATTTCGAATATGGATAGCCTGGGGGAAATAGCGAAGGAATCTAAGAGGATAGTTGTGATGATGGATCGCCTAGGATACGACTTTTTAACGGCTTTAGAAAAAGCTGAAAAGATTACAGCTTCAGATGATCTTTCAAGGATATGGGCAGGTCTTCGCCTATCCATACTCCTAGATACTGATATAGTTGCGTACTTCAGGGATCGGATAGACTATTATAGCAGAGTACAGGAGAACAAATCCAAGCTGTCTTTAGATTCACTTGGCTTAGCATCAGAGAGCTTTGTTGCCCTAGTAATTGCCTTTCCCCTTCTCATCTTTATGACAGGTTCCATAATATCCATAAAGAACCTTAGCACGATTTTCTTTGTAATATCCCTGATCATAGTTTTAGGTGCTTCGGCTGTGATGTTCTATTTTACATCCAAAATAACGGGTGATCTTTCATGA
- a CDS encoding type II secretion system F family protein translates to MKPIYGAVPALLAVVLYLIYRNPAVILALIASGIAIAFGSEYIDLRRNEEKRNMMVPSFLRDLSSFSSYGMSMYNILHLILSEDLGPLNEDVRNARAILDNGNTIEEVSAYLRSRNSRDLDIVAEVMKNADRAGRPGTTLQFLSTYMNERMSQRKNATQTAENYVGLIIASFMIFLLVMIVVDYYFIQRSGFLLIDYISAILIIQSIFTGFYTGLVRYSSIRSGLFYSGMLVTITVTLLTVARLI, encoded by the coding sequence ATGAAGCCAATATACGGGGCTGTACCTGCACTCCTTGCGGTTGTGCTTTATCTGATTTACAGAAACCCAGCTGTAATCCTAGCTCTAATCGCATCGGGTATTGCAATAGCATTCGGATCTGAATACATCGATTTACGCAGAAACGAAGAAAAGAGAAACATGATGGTTCCATCATTTCTCAGGGATCTGTCCAGTTTTTCTTCATATGGTATGTCCATGTATAATATACTTCACTTGATATTATCCGAGGACCTAGGCCCTCTCAACGAGGACGTGAGAAACGCCCGTGCGATATTGGATAATGGGAATACAATAGAGGAAGTTTCAGCCTATCTAAGAAGCAGAAACTCGCGGGACTTAGACATAGTAGCAGAGGTGATGAAGAATGCAGATAGGGCTGGTAGGCCTGGCACTACCCTACAGTTTCTCTCAACTTACATGAACGAAAGGATGAGCCAAAGGAAGAATGCCACCCAGACCGCAGAAAACTACGTAGGATTGATAATAGCTTCCTTTATGATATTCCTTCTTGTGATGATAGTTGTGGATTATTATTTTATCCAGAGATCCGGCTTTCTGCTTATAGATTACATATCCGCTATTCTTATCATACAGTCCATTTTTACTGGATTCTATACTGGCCTAGTTAGATACTCTTCAATCAGATCAGGGCTCTTCTATTCAGGCATGCTTGTTACCATAACGGTTACTCTGTTGACGGTGGCGAGGTTGATATGA
- a CDS encoding type II/IV secretion system ATPase subunit, producing MRVYTVDNKFNEETVKLGLLYLSQAHEVSMENFVKQYALDQRMASSVSEFAEAYRIGMGKVEPIINDPMVEDITITSENYVYIYHSKLGPMRTDVFFTEDETRKFAQHIAQRSGKTVSVYNPVVDVSYKNYRINIVYEDVGKPSISIRKLRAAAFTPFDLIQSGAATPKVMAYLWLAIEHRSNIIITGSTSSGKTTLLNAILSFVPRASRIVSIEDARELNIMNENVVSLQSKISLTQSGGISVNDLIEFSKYDGADYLVLGEARGDVIRSYFRYITSGRNAITTIHGGSSSALIRRLKSLPLYLPISNILAIDAIVEVKNSGRRYINKISEPFYEGSLSLNNVFDYSSGHYEESGVSYLLENIASKTGMDREYIIKDLDRKAKILENMQKPADYMDFVRKVRDEANKIT from the coding sequence ATGAGGGTATACACTGTAGACAACAAGTTCAATGAAGAAACCGTAAAGTTGGGCTTACTTTATTTGTCACAAGCCCACGAGGTATCCATGGAAAACTTCGTAAAACAATATGCCCTAGATCAAAGAATGGCCAGTTCCGTTTCAGAATTCGCCGAAGCCTACCGGATAGGCATGGGTAAGGTCGAACCGATCATAAACGACCCTATGGTAGAGGATATAACCATAACAAGTGAAAACTACGTTTACATTTACCATTCAAAGCTTGGCCCAATGAGGACAGACGTATTTTTCACTGAGGACGAAACTAGGAAGTTTGCACAGCACATTGCACAGAGGTCAGGAAAAACAGTTTCTGTCTATAATCCTGTTGTCGACGTATCATATAAGAATTACAGGATAAACATAGTTTACGAAGACGTTGGAAAGCCGTCTATATCTATCAGGAAGCTAAGGGCTGCAGCCTTCACACCCTTCGATCTTATACAAAGCGGTGCGGCCACTCCTAAAGTTATGGCCTACCTCTGGCTGGCAATAGAACACAGATCCAACATTATAATAACTGGATCAACTTCTTCCGGTAAGACCACGCTTCTCAATGCCATTCTGTCATTCGTACCGAGGGCATCTAGGATCGTAAGTATAGAGGATGCCCGAGAACTAAATATAATGAACGAGAACGTTGTCAGCCTTCAGTCAAAGATAAGTTTAACACAATCTGGTGGAATTTCAGTGAACGATCTTATAGAATTCTCAAAATATGACGGCGCAGACTATTTGGTCCTCGGCGAGGCCAGGGGAGATGTCATAAGGTCTTATTTTAGGTACATCACTTCAGGCAGAAATGCGATCACAACTATACATGGGGGGTCATCGTCTGCCTTGATTAGGAGGCTTAAATCATTGCCGCTTTATCTTCCTATCTCGAACATACTGGCTATAGACGCAATAGTGGAAGTCAAAAACTCTGGCCGGAGATACATAAATAAAATATCTGAACCTTTTTACGAAGGATCTCTTTCATTGAACAACGTTTTTGACTATTCTTCAGGCCACTATGAAGAATCAGGGGTTAGCTATCTACTGGAGAATATTGCCTCAAAAACCGGTATGGACAGAGAATACATTATTAAGGATTTAGACAGGAAGGCAAAAATCCTTGAAAATATGCAAAAACCTGCAGACTACATGGATTTCGTTAGAAAGGTAAGGGACGAAGCCAACAAAATTACTTAG
- a CDS encoding cation:proton antiporter has translation MAGIFPFGEYLDVSLLLVLSAVAIPIARKMSVVEIPILIFIGLIVGPFLRLISPAFSVYLFSSFAGVGIGMIGLVIILYSESHNMNIKVLKSSFYRIASLDTIGVIITALVAAGLFSLFTGAPLIIGFLFGAIISPTDPVTLIPLFRRMKISEDISEVLIGESLFNDPVGIILVSVGIAILAPHSVYVSLFSSIANSISFYPGIVAYFLIQVAVPSVVGVAIGFAIIYLNKEINFENYLTAILLGVVIFEFTIFEGISITPFPAIIATGAIVGNFSDKGIFWQREKNFQENLSYLSTSIIFLLIGSSFTINEIEQYILLGIMLTTILIFVVRPAAVFPSILIADLGKIKMKGYYKIVAFISLVGPRGVVPVVLSTLPYVVGLSYNIPILITWGPVIGVSALFIVLFSIVFQTIYTPIMKNIFIPDQGNGNSK, from the coding sequence ATGGCTGGAATATTTCCCTTTGGTGAGTATCTTGATGTGAGCTTATTGCTTGTGCTCAGTGCTGTAGCCATACCTATAGCCAGGAAAATGTCGGTTGTTGAAATACCAATTCTCATATTTATAGGACTCATAGTTGGGCCATTTTTAAGATTAATCTCGCCTGCATTTTCTGTGTACCTGTTTTCCTCATTCGCCGGCGTAGGCATAGGAATGATAGGCCTTGTAATAATACTCTACAGCGAGAGCCACAACATGAACATAAAGGTTCTCAAATCTTCGTTCTATAGAATTGCATCTCTCGACACCATAGGTGTGATAATAACCGCTCTTGTAGCAGCCGGTTTATTTTCCCTCTTTACTGGAGCTCCGCTTATTATAGGGTTTTTGTTTGGAGCTATAATATCGCCTACGGATCCAGTTACACTTATTCCGCTGTTTAGGAGGATGAAGATCAGCGAAGATATATCTGAAGTACTGATTGGTGAAAGTCTCTTCAACGATCCTGTAGGTATAATACTGGTATCGGTGGGAATTGCTATACTAGCACCGCACTCCGTATACGTCTCTCTATTCTCAAGCATAGCGAATAGCATATCTTTCTATCCTGGGATTGTTGCATATTTCCTAATACAGGTAGCTGTGCCCTCTGTTGTCGGTGTAGCTATAGGATTTGCAATAATTTACCTCAACAAAGAAATAAACTTTGAAAATTACCTGACTGCAATACTACTTGGTGTGGTTATATTTGAATTTACTATATTTGAAGGCATATCTATAACCCCATTCCCAGCAATAATTGCGACGGGGGCAATAGTGGGGAATTTTTCAGACAAGGGAATATTCTGGCAGAGGGAGAAAAACTTCCAGGAAAATTTATCATACTTAAGTACTTCTATAATATTTTTGTTGATAGGTTCGTCTTTTACCATAAACGAAATAGAACAGTATATATTGCTAGGGATAATGCTAACCACAATACTTATATTTGTTGTAAGGCCAGCTGCTGTCTTTCCCAGCATCTTGATAGCCGATCTTGGAAAAATAAAGATGAAAGGCTACTATAAAATTGTTGCTTTTATATCCTTAGTTGGGCCTAGAGGAGTAGTACCGGTCGTTCTATCCACACTTCCATATGTTGTAGGATTATCTTACAACATACCTATACTCATCACATGGGGGCCGGTTATAGGCGTATCAGCTTTATTTATAGTCTTATTTTCGATCGTATTTCAAACGATTTATACACCTATAATGAAGAATATATTTATACCGGATCAAGGCAATGGGAACTCTAAGTAA
- a CDS encoding NAD+ synthase — MPDYQKEIERIGEFLRKIIADRKAVIGISGGIDSSVTLGILSKFFLHENIKAVFMPDATTPKSDYDDVDVLASTFGVKYSTVNIQNIVDTFSKTLSAVDKGAIGNIKSRIRMIVLYYFANIYNGIVVGTTNRTELLLGYYTKYGDGGCDVEPIEHLYKRDIYEIARLLGVPESIIKKKPTAGLWQGQTDEDEIGMPYSKIDDILSSIFDKGELREDPDFKKILDLHSKSDHKRRLPYSLSPD; from the coding sequence ATGCCTGATTACCAGAAGGAAATCGAAAGAATAGGGGAATTTTTGCGGAAAATCATTGCCGATCGGAAGGCAGTGATAGGCATCAGCGGAGGGATAGATAGTTCAGTTACTCTAGGCATTCTATCCAAGTTTTTTTTACATGAGAACATAAAAGCAGTGTTTATGCCTGATGCCACTACGCCTAAATCAGATTATGATGATGTGGATGTACTTGCATCCACATTCGGCGTAAAATATTCAACCGTAAATATTCAGAATATAGTGGATACTTTTTCAAAAACACTATCCGCCGTGGACAAGGGAGCGATAGGTAACATTAAGTCAAGGATAAGAATGATTGTCCTATACTATTTTGCAAATATATACAATGGAATCGTCGTAGGGACAACTAACCGGACCGAGCTGTTGCTTGGTTATTACACGAAGTATGGAGATGGTGGCTGCGATGTAGAACCGATAGAGCATCTGTATAAGAGAGATATTTATGAGATAGCGAGGTTGCTTGGGGTTCCGGAATCTATTATAAAAAAGAAGCCTACTGCAGGCCTATGGCAGGGCCAAACCGACGAGGACGAAATAGGTATGCCATATTCTAAGATCGATGATATTTTGTCATCGATCTTTGACAAGGGAGAACTCCGCGAAGACCCAGACTTCAAAAAAATATTGGATTTGCACTCCAAGTCAGACCATAAGAGGAGGTTGCCGTACAGCCTTAGTCCTGATTAA
- the folD gene encoding bifunctional methylenetetrahydrofolate dehydrogenase/methenyltetrahydrofolate cyclohydrolase FolD encodes MAVKLLKGEEIAEKKAEELKERIEKMGVSPRLVLLQVGNYSAATIYARAKIKRGKKIGADVVLEKYEDLTKQELVRRIEELSADKDVNGIMVENPLPKTIDYYDIVKSIPYYKDVDALSPYNQGSIAINREFLVPATAMAVVDILKYYGYEKTTATIINRSPVVGRPLSMMMLNRDYTVSICHSKTPDIRSIAKASKIIVVAVGRPGFLDDTYVTESSVVIDVGINYVQDKVIGDIDFDKVSEKVEAVTPVPGGVGPITATNILSNLVKAAEYQSNTNIGR; translated from the coding sequence ATGGCCGTAAAGCTCCTTAAGGGAGAGGAGATAGCGGAAAAAAAGGCAGAAGAATTAAAAGAAAGAATCGAAAAAATGGGTGTTTCACCAAGGCTTGTCCTACTTCAGGTCGGGAATTACAGCGCAGCTACAATATACGCACGTGCAAAGATAAAGAGAGGGAAAAAGATAGGGGCGGATGTCGTCCTCGAAAAGTACGAGGATCTTACTAAGCAGGAATTAGTAAGGAGAATAGAAGAGCTTTCGGCTGATAAAGACGTAAATGGAATAATGGTTGAGAACCCACTTCCGAAGACCATAGACTACTACGACATTGTAAAATCAATTCCATACTATAAAGATGTTGATGCACTCTCACCGTACAATCAAGGATCTATTGCGATTAACAGAGAATTTCTTGTCCCCGCTACGGCTATGGCCGTAGTTGATATACTTAAATACTACGGATATGAAAAGACTACTGCCACCATAATAAACAGATCACCAGTCGTGGGAAGACCATTGAGCATGATGATGTTGAACAGAGATTATACCGTATCGATATGCCACAGTAAGACGCCTGATATTAGGTCTATAGCGAAAGCCTCCAAAATTATAGTAGTTGCAGTAGGAAGACCAGGTTTCCTTGATGACACGTACGTAACAGAGAGTTCAGTAGTTATAGATGTCGGTATTAACTATGTCCAAGATAAGGTTATAGGGGACATTGATTTTGATAAGGTTTCAGAAAAAGTAGAGGCAGTGACGCCAGTACCAGGCGGTGTCGGCCCAATAACTGCGACAAATATACTCTCTAACCTGGTAAAGGCAGCCGAGTATCAGTCTAATACTAATATTGGGCGTTGA
- the gdh gene encoding glucose/galactose 1-dehydrogenase: MSTINAIVTDAPKGGVKYTKIDMPEPEKYEAKLKPVYIGICGTDRGEVAGALSFTYNPEGENFLVLGHEALLQVLDVSDNNYIKRGDFVVPLVRRPGKCVNCRIGRQDNCSIGDPDKHEAGITGLHGFMRDVIYDDIQNLVKVNDPDLGKIAVLTEPLKNVMKAFEVFDVVSKRSIFQNDDSTFIGKKMVVIGSGSEAFLYSFVGKDRGFDVTMVNRHDETENKMKMMDDFGVGFSNYLKDMPDKIDLLVDTSGDPSTIFKFVKKVNNNGVVILFGTNGKAPGYPVNGEDIDYIVERNITIAGSVDAAKIHYVQALDSLSNWYHRHPQTIKDIITYEAKPEETNIFFQKPKGEIKTVIKWP, translated from the coding sequence ATGTCCACTATAAACGCCATAGTAACTGATGCACCGAAAGGTGGGGTTAAATATACGAAAATCGATATGCCAGAACCCGAAAAATATGAAGCCAAACTCAAACCTGTATATATAGGTATATGTGGCACTGACAGGGGGGAAGTGGCTGGAGCTCTTTCTTTTACATATAATCCGGAAGGTGAAAATTTTCTGGTCCTTGGTCATGAAGCCCTATTACAAGTTCTAGATGTATCAGACAATAACTATATAAAGAGAGGTGATTTCGTAGTACCTCTCGTCAGGAGGCCGGGCAAGTGCGTCAACTGCAGGATAGGAAGGCAGGATAATTGCTCCATAGGAGATCCTGATAAGCACGAAGCCGGAATAACTGGACTGCACGGATTTATGAGGGACGTTATATACGATGATATTCAGAATCTCGTGAAGGTTAATGATCCTGATCTTGGAAAGATAGCCGTACTTACTGAGCCCCTTAAAAACGTTATGAAAGCGTTCGAAGTTTTCGATGTGGTCTCTAAGAGATCAATATTCCAGAACGATGATTCTACCTTTATAGGAAAGAAAATGGTGGTAATAGGATCTGGCAGCGAGGCTTTTCTTTATTCGTTTGTTGGGAAGGATAGGGGATTCGATGTTACGATGGTAAATAGACATGACGAGACTGAAAACAAAATGAAGATGATGGACGACTTTGGTGTAGGTTTTTCCAACTATCTTAAGGATATGCCGGATAAGATCGATCTACTGGTAGATACGAGCGGCGATCCTTCGACTATATTCAAATTTGTAAAGAAGGTAAACAATAACGGTGTAGTGATACTGTTTGGAACAAACGGAAAAGCCCCGGGATATCCTGTAAATGGCGAGGACATTGATTATATCGTGGAGAGGAATATAACGATAGCTGGATCAGTGGACGCCGCGAAGATACATTATGTACAAGCACTTGATTCTCTCAGCAACTGGTATCATAGGCATCCGCAGACGATTAAAGATATCATAACGTACGAGGCCAAGCCTGAGGAGACAAATATATTCTTCCAAAAGCCAAAAGGTGAAATAAAGACGGTGATAAAATGGCCGTAA
- the pyk gene encoding pyruvate kinase, protein MKTKIVATVGPASEDPSILKQMVKNGLSLIRINSAHAEISYVAKIVKEMRDINPDVGVMVDLKGPELRTGTFPGGSLRISKGNKYTIGKEITLNNEKAIGNIQTGDKVLMSDGEVEFTVDSTSPIVLIAENDGVLRDRSRVNVPGRYVEIGSITERDKSFVIEGIKQGVDFFALSFVQNAENVNSLRDFIIENGGNQYIIAKIETKSGLDNIESIVQASDGIMVARGDLGVELPLKEVVMAQKKIIKISHEDGDFTIVATQVLESMVNNAFPTRAEISDITNAIIDNADALMLSEESAIGKYPALAVQTLRDVSDYVENLVDFQSSYTFKGNKIAYSVAKAAKVLSDDINSNGIVALTHTGSTVKMISSLRPKALVYAGTVDDSLSRKLNIYFGVVPLHLKRDSESLSFADLTEYILKSAFFKSGDKIVVTSGDPYFTFGGTNDVRVMAIGEFLGRGYPQGKDAFGTATYGKNGNILISNSKDVPDGNFDAYIFTADVKPSEVKKINGKTAVFKTRLARTINEGERIYIDGNTGIILKYEK, encoded by the coding sequence ATGAAGACCAAGATCGTAGCAACGGTAGGACCTGCAAGTGAAGATCCGTCGATACTTAAGCAAATGGTAAAAAATGGATTATCCTTAATCAGAATCAACTCCGCACACGCTGAAATTTCCTATGTAGCAAAAATAGTAAAAGAGATGCGCGATATAAATCCAGATGTAGGTGTAATGGTCGATCTCAAGGGCCCAGAGCTTAGGACTGGAACCTTTCCTGGCGGTTCACTGCGCATATCTAAAGGAAATAAATACACCATAGGAAAAGAAATCACGCTGAATAATGAAAAAGCCATTGGAAATATTCAGACTGGCGACAAAGTCCTGATGAGCGATGGTGAGGTGGAATTTACCGTTGATAGCACTTCGCCTATAGTGCTAATAGCAGAAAATGATGGTGTTCTACGAGACAGGAGCAGAGTGAATGTCCCTGGGAGATACGTTGAAATTGGGTCCATAACCGAAAGAGATAAGAGTTTCGTAATTGAGGGTATAAAACAAGGCGTAGACTTCTTTGCCTTATCTTTCGTACAAAATGCTGAAAATGTGAACAGCCTTAGGGATTTCATAATAGAGAATGGCGGTAACCAGTACATAATAGCGAAAATTGAGACAAAGAGCGGCCTTGATAACATTGAGAGCATAGTTCAGGCATCAGACGGAATAATGGTAGCGAGAGGCGATCTCGGAGTCGAACTCCCCCTGAAAGAAGTTGTTATGGCGCAGAAGAAGATAATAAAGATCTCTCATGAGGATGGGGATTTCACAATAGTCGCTACACAGGTACTGGAGTCTATGGTTAACAATGCATTTCCAACAAGGGCGGAGATATCAGATATAACCAATGCTATAATAGACAATGCCGATGCCCTCATGCTGTCTGAAGAGAGTGCGATAGGCAAATACCCAGCACTTGCTGTACAGACACTGCGTGACGTATCCGATTATGTGGAAAATCTCGTTGATTTTCAATCGTCTTACACCTTTAAAGGCAACAAAATAGCTTATTCAGTCGCGAAGGCAGCAAAAGTGCTTTCCGATGATATAAACAGCAATGGAATTGTTGCACTGACACACACCGGATCGACTGTAAAAATGATCTCTTCGCTTAGGCCAAAGGCGCTGGTCTATGCTGGGACTGTTGATGACTCGCTGTCTAGGAAGCTTAATATTTACTTCGGAGTTGTTCCTCTGCATCTAAAAAGAGATTCAGAATCTCTCAGTTTTGCCGATCTGACAGAATACATCTTAAAATCTGCATTTTTCAAGAGTGGGGATAAGATCGTAGTAACAAGCGGCGATCCGTATTTTACCTTTGGCGGCACGAATGACGTCCGTGTTATGGCTATAGGTGAATTCCTGGGCCGTGGATATCCTCAAGGCAAAGATGCCTTCGGAACAGCAACATACGGGAAAAATGGAAATATTCTAATTTCAAATAGCAAGGATGTACCTGACGGGAACTTCGACGCGTATATATTTACGGCTGATGTAAAGCCATCAGAAGTTAAAAAGATCAACGGTAAAACTGCGGTTTTTAAAACGAGGCTTGCAAGGACCATCAACGAAGG